A stretch of Episyrphus balteatus chromosome 2, idEpiBalt1.1, whole genome shotgun sequence DNA encodes these proteins:
- the LOC129909909 gene encoding sodium-coupled monocarboxylate transporter 1, producing the protein MSPPTRISVISIIILTFQILYVHSIPLQTEFDQIPPKTLENSEIISNTENYHVISTTTETKETNFLSELLFDEDPGKEQCNHPGHKPGFSGFDYAVLLTMLVISLGIGVFYGFFKKSGSSSSEFLLGSEMSIFPVTLSLTTSFITAIELLGNPSEMYFQGTQFVLIVIPMVLVIPVAVKIFYPIYFKMELTSCYEYLGIRFGKEIRVLGALLYVVQMCFYTAVAVLAPAIALSKATGLNTRIAVVLIYLVCVFYSSQGGMKAVVIADTFQAAVLAFSLVLIIILGCFYSGGSALIFDTAAEGNRLEFFNFSPNPTDRHTFFSVVIGGFFYWTSLFCTNQASVQKCMSLKSPKLANLALGFSILGLVIVFLMNFYTGLMVYTHYSGCDPLTAGQITATDQLLPYYIMHVYEHIYSVAGIFVAGIFAASLGTVASALNSLAAVTCEDLLINGLNIKISPERGALYAKWMSLGYGAVSFVLVFIVEKLGGVLQATLTLNGLIGGVTLGLFLLGIFFKQANTKGAFYGGIISLIIVVFIGVVAQIADVEQPTLPLAAEACSCFVNTTTSEPAVVFSEGNSFTSFPLFRISYMWYSLLGAASTIILGLLISVIINAVQENRVMHITQRPSSRNRISTISSNNMNSLSTNFPMTPSIVTSQKLAFENPSVRIDDE; encoded by the exons atgtCACCTCCCACCAGAATATCTGTTATCTCCATCATCATCCTAACATTCCAAATCCTCTACGTCCACTCAATACCACTTCAAACGGAATTCGATCAAATTCCACCAAAAACTCTCGAAAACTCTGAGATTATTTCCAATACAGAAAACTATCATGTGATATCAACGACAACTGAGACCAAAGAAACTAATTTCCTAAGTGAACTATTATTTGATGAAGATCCAGGAAAGGAGCAATGTAATCATCCAGGACATAAGCCTGGCTTTTCAGGTTTTGATTATGCAGTGCTATTAACCATGCTTGTTATATCTTTAGGAATTG gagtattttatggatttttcaaaaaatccggTTCGTCATCTAGTGAATTCCTTCTTGGATCAGAGATGTCAATTTTCCCAGTAACATTAAGTTTGACAACCAGCTTCATAACAGCTATTGAATTACTGGGGAATCCCTCCGAAATGTACTTCCAAGGAACGCAATTTGTTTTGATTG TTATTCCGATGGTCCTTGTAATTCCTGTGGCTGTGAAGATATTTTATCCGATTTACTTTAAAATGGAGCTTACAAGTTGCTACGAGTACCTGGGCATTCGATTTGGAAAAGAAATCCGTGTTCTTGGTGCGTTACTGTATGTCGTTCAG ATGTGTTTTTACACTGCAGTAGCAGTTTTAGCACCAGCAATTGCACTTTCTAAAGCTACCGGGCTCAATACAAGAATTGCTGTTGTACTAATCTATCTTGTTTGTGTGTTTTACTCCTCTCAAGGAGGAATGAAGGCTGTTGTTATTGCTGATACATTTCAAGCTGCAGTTCTAGCTTTTTCACTggttttgataatcattcttgGATGTTTCTATTCAGGAGGATCTGCGTTGATCTTTGACACTGCTGCTGAAGGAAATCGTTTGGAGTTTTTCAA CTTTTCACCCAATCCAACAGACCGTCATACTTTCTTCTCAGTTGTGATTGGAGGATTCTTCTACTGGACTTCATTATTTTGCACCAATCAAGCTTCAGTGCAAAAATGCATGTCATTGAAATCACCGAAATTGGCTAATTTGGCTTTGGGATTTTCAATTCTTG GTCTAGTCATAGTTTTTCTTATGAATTTCTACACAGGACTTATGGTCTATACACATTATTCAGGATGTGATCCTTTAACAGCTGGACAAATCACAGCTACAGATCAACTGTTGCCATATTACATTATGCATGTTTATGAGCATATTTACTCAGTTGCTGGTATATTTGTAGCTGGTATTTTTGCTGCAAGTTTGGGTACTGTTGCATCGGCTTTGAATTCGTTGGCTGCTGTGACTTGCGAGGATTTACTTATAAATGgacttaatattaaaatttcaccTGAAAGGGGAGCTTTGTATGCCAAGTGGATGTCATTGGG ATATGGTGCTGTATCATTCGTATTAGTATTTATTGTTGAAAAGCTGGGAGGAGTTCTTCAAGCAACACTAACTTTAAACGGTCTGATTGGTGGTGTCACTCTGGGATTGTTTCTTTTAGGAATCTTTTTCAAACAGGCCAACACTAAA gGTGCATTTTATGGTGGAATTATTTCACTCATCATTGTTGTTTTCATTGGTGTTGTTGCACAAATTGCTGATGTTGAACAACCTACATTACCACTTGCAGCTGAAGCATGTAGTTGTTTTGTGAACACCACAACTTCAGAACCAGCTGTAGTATTTTCTGAAGGCAACAGTTTTAC ATCTTTTCCACTATTCCGCATCAGTTATATGTGGTATTCCCTGTTGGGTGCTGCTTCAACTATTATTTTGGGACTTCTCATCTCTGTGATTATCAATGCCGTTCAAGAAAACCGTGTCATGCACATTACACAAAGACCATCATCAAGAAATAGAATAAGTACAATAAGCAGTAATAACATGAACAGTTTATCAACAAATTTCCCAATGACTCCTTCAATAGTGACGTCACAAAAGCTAGCATTTGAAAATCCTAGTGTGAGGATTGATGATgaataa